The segment TTTACTAAAACTggctctgatttttttttttttggtggaaatgACAATTTAGGGACTGTTGCATGTTGCTAGTTGTCACAGGCCAGGCTCTATTCAGAGGCAGAGAGTTAAGCACTGCAGGACACACAGTCAATGGCAGCTGTAATAAAAGGGACATTATTTGCACTTACAGCGAAACTGAAGGCGCTTTGTGCAGCGCAAGGGGGTCCACATACTGAATTTTATGGCCTGACGTCTTAACGTGGATAACAAAGACAGAGCAGAGGAAACCAGGGACAGCTGTTAGATGCTCTGTTCCAGGTTTTCACTATAATGCATGCAGTGCCTTGgtagtagggctgcacgatttggggaaagacatattgcgattattgagttcaatattgcgatatgcgattgcgatatgataaaggacacttgcttgtatatcaatgaaaagtcgcatactaatagtgaaatgtttaatttcaaagtgaaacatacaaactacttaacAACCTTctacaaaatacaatattctacaaaattaaataaatcacaaaaactattttacattactgtcgaacgacaaaccctggtaaggctaaacaactgttttgattatgtttggccattataaaatcccgtattatagttcttacgtttaaccaaaacgttgtttggaggctgacttgaacacaggctagcttagcctagcttagctaaggttaagacttataatggccaaatatattaaaaacaattgttcagccttacctatgaaatgtaatgcccccgggatctggtttggagcgtacagcggttagtacagccccaagcagcacaagagtgaggcatttttatgcacttctctccatagacatgtatatgcttcacgccacagcagagcctatcgcaatatggcggcgacgttgacgtacgatgcaccGCGTCATGCGGcatctaaccatatgtctccgaatcgaaagtcatgtgaccaaacatgtcacatccgactgaagtaagacttcagtcagctcgcaaactttgagagaatgagacaatggatcggatatgttgccgatccaatccatgtactaatcatttaaattgcagctttttgcgttcatgtaatcgcacagactgacattgtaATTGCGATTacaattgcgattagattaatcgtgcagcactacttgGTAGGTTATTTTAACTCACATCATGCATCATTACAGAAATAGAAAATATTGATTGCCTATGACTGACCGCCCCTGCACACACTACTACTTTCAGATCACCAGCCCGTCAATCTGTCAATTGCATTGTCATTACAAACATAATTTGAAAATGTGCAGCCATACAGCTACATGGCCAACCTGTATGATAATGTGATACTGTTGATTTAGTGAAAGTAATCTTAAAAATGATACAAATGGTCCATTACAcattcaacaacaaacaaacaaacaaaaagttgATACTGGACACCAGTGCATTGAAACACATTATTTAACCATAAAATACCCAAATTCAAATTCTTTCAATCTGTCCTACACACTGTGCTGAAACTACTTCAATGGGTTAATAGGCAGCAGGAAGAAGTAACGGTCAGACACTCTTCACCACAAAAACGGAGGTTATTTCAGGGTGAAGCAGCTGTCGGCACAGCTCAGGGTGGCAGCCAGAAGCCAGACGAGTCTCCTGTCCACACTGTCTCTCAGCAGTGCGGCGTCACTAGATGCTCGGCACCCAAGCCAACACTACTACAGAAATCCCTACTGCACACACTGCAATATAGAAacgcaacatttacatttacagcatttatcagacgcccttatccagagcgacttacaatcagtagttacagggacagtctccctggagcaacttagggttaagtgggattcgaacccaggtcttctggttaataggcgagtgtgttacccactaggctactacaagaCACACATAGCACAACACTGTATATCACATAATAAGTAGGGGTGTTGGCAATACATATACATCAATacattgtgatattttatgtagtgatattgtatcgatacagggacatcaaatatctgtatttttgtatacaaaattCACGTTTTCTTtcgtgaggtcagcagagatgagaatcggCGTGACAACAACCTCCACtactgtagatggcgctgtaaaGCTGGGCATTTGAGCAGTTCaggcttggcatttcaggcagagtgaaatcgcaaaacacgacagaccaatcagaacatcATATTTTGtcgtatttcagctctgttttcacCTATTCAGGGAACTGTACAGTGATCTGAATTGTGAATACATTATAATCATATCATGATAGGAAtcatattgtgagatccttgccaatacacacccctagtaaTACGCTGATACAAGCCATATAGTCTTCTGCCCATGGTTGTGTGCCTACACCTAAAAAGTCCATAACGATTTCAGACAGCGATGAAGCGATGAGTAACGCTTCTtgagtgaaatgctgccataaTAAGCCTTCAAATGACTGGCACATCAGTCCCTCCAGAAATTCCCCTGCCATTTATGCATACACCACCATGTTTCTGCATATGTCCTGTCTCTTCTGGATTCCACTGATCATAGCagacagctgcagtcaatcccgCAGTTCTGCCGAGAACCAAAACTTTTATTGAAATAGCCTAAATGGCCACTTAATGCtgaatgaatatttttatatgtatgttttttttaatgtatatacatttcagcatttatcagcacatTCCACTGGATGCAAGTGCATttttacattgacagcatttatcagacccccttatccagagcaacttacaattagtagttacagggacagtcccccctagagACATTCAGAGATTAGTGTCTttcttagggacacaatggtcatAAGTGTGGTTCAAACCTGTGCTCTTTTGATTCATAGgatactaaataaaaaaaaataaaaaaaatcacacacagcacCATCAAATAAACAAGCAGATATCACGGATCATGAATGCCTCACATTCCTGCCTCGATGTCACCGAGAGACTTGCCACTTTCACATCAAATATTCTGAAGGAGCAGAACAAACCCTCCCTCTGCATTTCCTGCAGTAACGCACACAACATGAATCCCACCACACAAACATGTGACAGTTTAAGGAGGGAAGGCGGAGCCAGCCGACCTTTCGTCACCGCTGGTAACGAACGCGCGGACAACCCCCCAACTCGCCCCTCAAATGCTCTGTTATCAATTTCAGCACGAGGAGTAACGCCGAGAGGAAATGAGAACGCTATCAAACGCCACGGGGGGAGGGGCAGGGGAAACAGAAGCCAGCGGACGAGAGTAACGAGCTACGATACGGTCTCCTCCGCGCCGCCTCCCGCGAATCCCCTTGCTCCCCCCGCCCAGTTCCTCTGCTACGTTTTTTGGCGAGCCGCAGACCATTCCCCCCGGGCCCTGCGTGTTATTCCATGTAAGGGCATTTTGCAATTCGGCAAAGCTATCTAACGTTCGAATCTGCGTGCAAGGCCCTCTAATATAATGCTGCGTCCGTACGGACAGGGGGGGGCGGGACAGCGCGCTACCAGACCACAGCGATCTTAATTACCGCTCCAGAGTGGCTTTCGGCTTTTAGGAGAACGCGCCATCGGTCAATGAAAGGCTGCGCCGAGGGGCAATCAGCTAATGGGTTTGAGCGGTGAATATTGATGCTTAGCCTACAACCAAACAGTTCGCCAGCGtcacaaacatttttaacaaaataaatgttattacaaTGAATTCtgcatacagtactgtgcaaatgtAGGCCATCCTCTCAACGGTAACTCACAAGTACTCGTACATTAACAGCGAAAGTGGCAATGTATTTATGTGGATATCTAGGGATGTGCTACAAGAACTGGGGGGTTGGTCTTCCCCCAACTAACGAACGACCTCAGACAAGCAAAAGccctacagatggagaacaatacaGCGTTGCTGCTCAGACACCGATGGGAAGACAGAGACTCTTTCTCTTCACACATGAAGACATTCTGCAATAAATCGGTTGGATCAGCGCTGTTGGGTTGACAAACTTGCTTGGAGCTCAGATGAAGAGTTTAATTCTTTTCACTGTACACTACATGCATCAGATCTGTGTAATATTTAATtcagtgaagaagaaaaaatgtgacattacAATTCAGCACAATTTTACTGTAGATTAGACAAAATGTATCATCgtcgtcgtcttcctcctcttaTCCGGGTCCagtttctggctcagctccctcttcaccacgacagatcgatTCAGCGTCCGCatcactgcagacgctgccccaatccgcctgtcgacctcctgctcccttctaccgttttccggtcgagaaccatggtctaaCTAACGGTTGAACTATTCGTTGAACTATtccttgggcagtggtggcctagcggttaaggaagcggccccgtaatcagaaggttgcaggttcgaatcccgatccgccaaggtgccactgaggtgccactgagcaaagcaccgtccccacacactgctccccgggcgccggtcatggctgcccactgctcactcagggtgatgggttaaatgcagaggacaaatttcactgtgtgcaccgtgtgctgtgctgctgtgtatcacatgtgacaatcacttcactttacgtTGTGTATGGAATTTTGGCACCAAAATGTAAGCCTTACCCCTGGTTGAGGTCATTCTCGGTGTTGTCCAGCCAAAGGCGAACTGCAACAGCGTTGCCCTCCCTGCACTGGGTGAATATGTCGTCCATGGTGGCTCTTCGCAGCTGATTCCACGGGCCGGCTAGCTTCTGCTCTGAAATGCGGGGGCAGACGCGAGTACACGACACAGGCAGCCAGGCGAAGTCGGACGCGGGCCGGACACCATTCGTCCGTCCCCCGGCACAGCAGCAAGAGACGCCGAACGGTCCTGACGGCGACAGAAAAGTGCGAGGGCAACGTTACACAGGAAACGAGGCAGAAATGTGGACGTTTGCAGTGATCTACGGATCACACCATACGGATCACATGTAACTTTATTAGGTTAAGGAAGAGAGGTACAGACACGGGATGCTGCCGGTTATGAGGTCATTCTGGGTAGGATGTCCATCACGACCATAACCCACGAAGCTCTGGTTCGAATTACGAGTGTCTGACATCAGTTCTGATTGCGTAACGCCGTCCACCGTGTTAAAGCCAGTCTGTGGTTACACGACGTACTGTGGCCAGTCAGTACAGGTCTACAGTTCCCGGAGATTACACTTCATTACAgtatttatatatgaaaatatatatatatatatatatatatatatagttaattGATCTCATTACTAATCGCTCGGCCCTCGGGGAAAAGCAGATCGGCTTTGCGTTTAAGTAATCTCGCTGTTGACGGACGTGGAGGGGGAATTTTGAGGAGACGATCGTTTCGGAAACGTATCTAATCGGGAATCACGTGGAACAGGAGCAGCGATTTTCCAGGATAACCCGCAAACCTAAAACACACATGGAAGGGGAATTATGAGGAAAGCGTGACACCTTGAAGAGTTTAAGCACAGGAGCTCGgtagaaacttttttttttttttttcaggaaaactGAGCAACATTAAGTGCGTACCGAGGCGTCACAGGAGGTTCCCTGAAGGGCAGGGAAACGGCGACGAGGCGAGGCGACCTTTACTTCAGCAGTTAACACAgccaatgacaataaaaacacatcgCTAGGAAAACGAACGACTTTTGTTGTGTGGGGGGAGAAGCGAACTTTAGCGACGCTGCTAGAATTACGCAGCAGACCAGCCCGGCGCGCCTCGGGGTGTATATATAAGTATACATACacagaatatttatatatatatatatatatagagagagagagagagaaatgcgaCCGACGTTGCGAACGAAGCGCACGTCTTCCGAACGGCAAAGGCATTAGAGTGAGATATAATGCACAGTTCCATAAAACGACTTACCCGGGCGAACACTGTTTTAGCGTTAGCCGCTAGTTAGCTGCTTCGAACGGTCCACACCCTCCTGTAGCGCTACGTGGGAGAAGAGAGGAGGCCGgacactgagcaaaaaaaaaaaaaaaaaaacgttgttttttttagccCCACCGGCAGCGTCCTCTGGTGGACGTCGGCTGTTCAAGTTACACAGAAGTAGACTATATTTTTCCTAGAATATTTTCTTCAGCCGTCATTGTTTGAAACACAAAAGGAATGCGACTAATATTATGTTCCTGCAAATTGTACTACCATTCGTCACTGTACTCACTTTGTACTAGCCATTTAAGTGTGAAGGCTTTATTGTCATGGCACAATCATAATTAGTACAACGGTACAACGAGATTATGAAAACGCACATTACAaagtaatattataataattatttgcaAACATTTAATCTAAAACATTTCTAGTGTGTTATGATTCGCAAcaaattgtttaatttattatctttttaatttatctatttattttctataaattGTATTAGGACGTATGAGTAGTTCATGCAAAGTTTACTGCCAACGAAGTGAATTAAACCGGAAACTACAATCCCATAAATCCGTACCCTAACAATGACGTCACTACCGTGCGCCATTCGAGAGTCGCGTGTTGCGCTGTGCTCGCTGTCGCCAATGTGGAAATGCGTCGCATTCTCTGATTTGAATGTTTCCAGTTAAATGAAGAAGACATGCATTTGTCTTCTTGTCCACTTACCATTTCGGACTGCGACATAGTTCAATTCTAAACGCTGACGGATTACGCAAAGATATAAAGCTGCACATGTAAGTTTTTAAAACTGATGTTCCTGGATTTACTGCTATATTCTGGATCAGCGCTTCCcaatcctggtcctggaggaacgtctaCCAAAGAGTCTTCACTCCAGCTCTACATTAATTAGGTGTCACTTAATGACCTAATAATGAGTTTGGCAGATTGTGAACCAACCTTGGGAAACACTGTTGTAAATTGTAGAACATCACGGAAATGTTCACTGCGTTATTTTTACTTTTGCGTAGTCTCCTTGCGCCCCTTGGTTTATCTCTGCACCATGTTTGCTGAGGAGGAGTGGAACGATGCTCCAGAAGCTGAGGCTTTGACTCTGTCTGTACTTAAAGGATCCAACGTGGCCCCTTTAACCGTAAGTTCAGACGTAACGTTTAGACCCCCCTGTGTATTTGATTGTGCACCCCTGTTTGTTCTCACCGCACTGAATTATGTTTAGAAGAATGCAGGGACTGGAAAGAAGAGTTTGATGAGGACACTTCAGACCCTGGGCTCGGTACCAGATTGGAGTAGTTGCACAGGTCATGATGAAAGTGAGAGTGACACAGAGGTGGCTTCTCcaaacaagaaaaagaagaaacgaAGTTACAAGCGCAAAAGAGCTTCAAACATGCAGCATGAGCAACCTGGTGACACAGCTACCGTGCAAGAAATGCCCAATAAAAAGCAGAAAGTGACTCTTAGACCAAAAGGTAAGTGTTCTTCGCCCACCATAAGACTACCTACTTCTGCAATGGTATGAAATAACAAGAATATGTTCACCTCTCTGGCCCTTTAGGATCAGGAAATCCAGGTCAAGAAACAAATTCTTGTGTCGCTGATCATAAGCAGGACCTAAAAATGGAGCAAAAAACTACCAAGAACAGTGCAGATAACAAGCTTGGACGAAAGCAGTGGAAGAACAggatgaaaaacaaaagaaagtgtAAGAATAAATACAAGCCAAGCACTGCTGAGACACCAAAGGCGAATGAGTCTTTGCAACAGAATGTTACGCTGAAAGAAAATGCTGCATCTGATGTGAATGGCAAGAAACAGTGCATTCAGTCTACAGATGATATTGGTAAAAGTATACAGAAGACAGAGTCTAGCAAGAAatcacaaaaaattaaaaataaaaccaaacatgTCACTTCCTACACGGACAGAGATGCAGTCTTCAGTAGTAAGGACACATTAAGAACTGTAAATGAGCAAGATCATATAAAACTAGATCATTTAAACATGAAGTCACATGAAGTAATTAATGATCAGTCACAACCCACTAAAATGAAGACAAGTAAAGAGAAGCAAAATCAAACTGAAAAGCTAAGGCAGATGTTGAAGGTGAAGATTAAGGGGTGTGACCGCTTCGAAGAGTCAAATGAAGAAGCAACAGAAGACAAGAAAGTTGAGGAAAGTCATGAAACAGGGACACCGGACCGTTCAACTTGTCTGAGATCAAAGATGGAGAAGCGGTTGGAGGCGGCCAGGTTTCGCTACATTAATGAACTTCTGTACACGTCCACTAGTGGCGAGGCCAAGCGGATGTTCAAGCAGGACCCTCAGGCTTTTGACATTTACCATAGAGGCTTCACCAGTCAAGTCCAGTACTGGCCTGCAAATCCAGTGGATGCAATCATCTCTTACATTCAACGGAAGTAAGTTAACAATTTTGCTGGGTTTAGTTACTATGTGGTAAATATACAGATTTGAGGTAAGCTACAGATATACAAATATTGAGTGGGTAATGTGTTTTGTTCTCCTTTTTAGACCTTCTCATTGGGTGGTGGCTGACTTTGGCTGCGGTGACTGCAAGATTGCGCGCAGTGTTAAGAACAAAGTGCATAGCTTTGACCTGGCACCTACCTGTGAACTCGTCACAGTGTGTGACATGGCTAAAGTGAGTAAACTGAAAATGGTGTCGATCCACTGTTATGTTGAACACTGAATCTCTGTGCAAATCTTCCTTTTGGAAAGAGAACACCCAAAACACAGTAGACAGGCCGAGGACCAGTGCAATCCTTTATTGTAATAtggacaaaaaattatttgcctTTGCATTAAGCATGATTCTGATTAATTAGCTGCATGGAATTTGATGCTTGGATGCATTTGCATTGTTCAGATTTCTGCTGCACCCACAATCTGAAATGGACGCTCTCTTACGTTTGTCATACCCAGTAGAGGATATTctatggggcagtgatggcctagtggttaaggaagcagccccgtaatcagaaggttgctgatccgccgaggtgccactgagcaaagcaccgtccccacacactgctccccgggcgcctgtcatggctgcccactgctcactcagggtgatgggttaaatgcagaggacacgtttcactgtgtgcactgtgtgctgtgctgctttgtatcacatgtgacaatcatttcactttattattgttAGTCACCATCATCCATATAATTAATATAGAAAACAGCTACACATAATGTCAAAGGCACATTACAAACCATCTGTGTTTGTGGTCGTAAATACAGACGTTCTATTTTACTCTTTATCTGTTGACAGGTCCCACTGGGTGATGCTACTGTGGATATTGCAGTGTTTTGCCTGTCTCTGATGGGGACTAACCTCAACGACTTTCTTTTGGAGGCCAACAGAGTTCTGGTTATGAGGTAAGGAAGAGCCATACCAAACTTTACTGTAATATGAACGctttattcattttcacttattttgtTTACCTACATGTCTAGTTCATGTTAATATCTGTTATTTGACTTTTCTGATTGCATTGCAAAATTGTGCTCTTGCACATTGCTCAGCAGATATAATTGAATATTGACTGCTATCAACTGCTATTTTTGTTCACTCTGACATCTTTATTTGACAACTTT is part of the Denticeps clupeoides chromosome 19, fDenClu1.1, whole genome shotgun sequence genome and harbors:
- the LOC114769012 gene encoding ribosomal RNA-processing protein 8-like isoform X2 — translated: MFAEEEWNDAPEAEALTLSVLKGSNVAPLTNAGTGKKSLMRTLQTLGSVPDWSSCTGHDESESDTEVASPNKKKKKRSYKRKRASNMQHEQPGDTATVQEMPNKKQKVTLRPKGSGNPGQETNSCVADHKQDLKMEQKTTKNSADNKLGRKQWKNRMKNKRKCKNKYKPSTAETPKANESLQQNVTLKENAASDVNGKKQCIQSTDDIGKSIQKTESSKKSQKIKNKTKHVTSYTDRDAVFSSKDTLRTVNEQDHIKLDHLNMKSHEVINDQSQPTKMKTSKEKQNQTEKLRQMLKVKIKGCDRFEESNEEATEDKKVEESHETGTPDRSTCLRSKMEKRLEAARFRYINELLYTSTSGEAKRMFKQDPQAFDIYHRGFTSQVQYWPANPVDAIISYIQRKPSHWVVADFGCGDCKIARSVKNKVHSFDLAPTCELVTVCDMAKVPLGDATVDIAVFCLSLMGTNLNDFLLEANRVLVMRGVLKIAEVASRFENVRNFTCALSNLGFKLNSKDTENSHFYIFEFSKVNDAPERAKKSGLVLKPCLYKKR
- the LOC114769012 gene encoding ribosomal RNA-processing protein 8-like isoform X1 translates to MFAEEEWNDAPEAEALTLSVLKGSNVAPLTKNAGTGKKSLMRTLQTLGSVPDWSSCTGHDESESDTEVASPNKKKKKRSYKRKRASNMQHEQPGDTATVQEMPNKKQKVTLRPKGSGNPGQETNSCVADHKQDLKMEQKTTKNSADNKLGRKQWKNRMKNKRKCKNKYKPSTAETPKANESLQQNVTLKENAASDVNGKKQCIQSTDDIGKSIQKTESSKKSQKIKNKTKHVTSYTDRDAVFSSKDTLRTVNEQDHIKLDHLNMKSHEVINDQSQPTKMKTSKEKQNQTEKLRQMLKVKIKGCDRFEESNEEATEDKKVEESHETGTPDRSTCLRSKMEKRLEAARFRYINELLYTSTSGEAKRMFKQDPQAFDIYHRGFTSQVQYWPANPVDAIISYIQRKPSHWVVADFGCGDCKIARSVKNKVHSFDLAPTCELVTVCDMAKVPLGDATVDIAVFCLSLMGTNLNDFLLEANRVLVMRGVLKIAEVASRFENVRNFTCALSNLGFKLNSKDTENSHFYIFEFSKVNDAPERAKKSGLVLKPCLYKKR